A region of the Actinomycetota bacterium genome:
ACTTGATCGGCGGAATCAGGGTGCTCTGGAACTGGATGTATCCGGAGGCGCCCGAGTAGATGCCGGTGCCGCCGGTGACCACGCAGATGCTGGACGCTGCTCCGTCCCCCGCGACCTTGGTGACCCCGGTGTCCTTGCAGAACAGGTCACCGTTCTTCGTGTGCTGGACGACGTCGGCGGTGTAGGCCACCACGCCGGTGGTCGCGGTCTGGGCCGTGGGGATGATCGAGGTGCCGGTGAGGGTGAACGGACCGACGACGTCGCCGGTCGACCTTCCGGCCGTGCACAGAGCGACCGGCGAGGTGCAGGCCGGTGGAGCGATGCGCTCGCTCCGGAACTCTCCGGAAATCGTCAGGTTCCGAGCCGAAACCGGAACCATGCCGGCCAGGAACATCGCCACTACGCCGGTCAGGATCACCGTTCGGCGCCCGGTTCGCCGGCTAAGGAAATCGCTCATTTCAGCCCCCTTTGAAATTTGCCTGGGGGAAATCCTCCTACTCGGCGGGGTCTAAATCCAGACCCAAGTCCGGTTTAGGTGAGCGACAGGGCGTAGGGCTTGAAGCCGTTCTCCTCCAGAAGCGCGATCACGCTCTTCACGTGCTCCGGCCCCCGGGTTTCCAGCTGCATGGTGATCTCGACGTCGCCCAGAAGCCGGTTGGCCACGCCGTCCCGGCGGTGCTCGACGCCGATGACGTTGGCGCCGGAATCGGAGATCACCCCGGAGAGCCGGGTGAGTTCGCCGGCCCGGTCGGGAAGCTGGGTGGCGAAGGAGAGGAACCTGCCCGCGGTTCCCATGCCGTACCGGATCACCCTCAGCAGCAGCAGCGGGTCGATGTTGCCGCCCGACAGCAGGACCACCACCGGGTACGTGACGTCACAGTCGCCGTTCAGCAGCGCCGCCACGCCGGCGGCCCCCGCCGGCTCGACGATCATCTTGGCCCGCTCGGCGATCAGCAGGAGCGCTTCCGCTATCTGCTCGTCGTTGACGGTGACGATCTCGTCGACAAACGACTGGACGTGGGTGAGGCAGATCGCTCCGGCCTGGCGTGCGGCGAGCCCGTCGGCGACGGTCGACAGGGTGTCGAGCGGTATCACCGCGCCGTTCTCCCACGCCCGGCTGACGCTGGCCGCCCCTTCCGGCTCCACCCCGATCACCTTGATCGACGGCTTCAAAGCTTTAGCGGCACACGCGACTCCGGAGATCAACCCGCCGCCCCCGACCGGGACGATGATCGTCGCGGTCTCGGGAAGCTGTTCCAGGATCTCCAGCGAGATCGTGCCCTGCCCGGCGATAACGTCGGCGTGGTCGAAAGGGTGGATCATCACGGCGCCGGTGTCGGCGGCGAACCGCTCGGCGGCGTGGAAGGCCTCGTCGTAGATGTCGCCCTCGAGAACCACGTGGGCGCCGTAGCGGGAGGTGGCTTCGACCTTGGGGATGGCGGCCCCCTCGGGCATGTAGACGGTGGCTTCCACCCCGAGAAGCTGGGCGGCGAGTGCCACCCCCTGGGCGTGGTTGCCGGCGCTGGCGGCGACGATGCCCCTTGCGCGCTCGGCGTCGTCCAGGCGGGCGATGCGGTTGTAGGCGCCGCGGATCTTGAAGGCTCCGGTGCGCTGGAGGTTCTCGCACTTCAGGTAGACGGTGCCGCCGCAGCGGTCGGAGACCGCTCGGGAGAGCTCCAGAGGAGTCTCCTCGGCGACGCCCTTCAGCAGGGTCCGGGCCTCACGAACCTCGTCGATGCCAACCAACTTCATCTCTTCTCCAAACGCTGAATGCTCGAATCGTACGGGGCTTATGCGCACCGGCCGGGCACCAAAATGCTGCCGGGGACGAGCTTGCGGCTACCAAGGATACCCGACGAGCCTCGGCCGGTCGGTCAGATCTCCCGGCGGCGGAAGCTCCAGATCGCCAGGGCCAGGATGCCGGCCACCCACGACACGGTCCACGCCAAGTAGGCCGGGGAGGGCGGGGTGAGCGAGAAGAACGGGAAGTTTGCGATTCCGTCGGCGCCCTGGGCCCGGGCCATGGCGATGAGGGCAGCCGGCTCCAGGCTGTAGACCGCGCCCTTCCACATCCCGTCGGTTGGGATCAGCAGGCGGGTGACCGTCCCGCCGGTGACGAGTGCGCCGACGTTGAACTGCCGGCCGAGTGAGATCGCCACCCCGCCCATCCAGGCGAGCATGAACCCGCCTAGCACGATCACCCCTCCGGCGATCGGCGCCATGCGGGTCGAGATCAGCAGGGCGAGGCTGAGGATGACCACTGTCTCCGCCACCATGTAGGCGATGAACGAGAGCGGGTGGGGCGGCCCGTAGCCGGTGGTGAGCCGGACGACCGCGAACTCCGCCAGGCTGGCGACGGTCACGTACACGGTAGCCAGGACGACCAGCCCCAGCCACTTGCCGAGCAGGAACTGCGCCCGGCTGACCGGGCGGGTCAGGACCGCAAGCGCGGTGCCGGTCTCGATCTCCCCGGCGATCGCCGGCACCGTGAAGAACACGGCGCTGAGGGCCAGGACGAAGCTGTAGGCGAACATGATGAGGATCAGGATGAAGGAGGTGGCGCCTCTGATGTCGCCCTCCGAGGCCTCGGCCATCCCGGTTTCCACCAGGCGGTTGAGCCCGATCGCGCTGAGGATCAGCACCAGTACCGTCAGGGCGGCGAGAACCCAGACGACCTTCTTGCGGATCGACTCCCGAATGGTGAGCTTGGCGAACAGCAGGATCTTCTTCACGAGTGGTCCAGCAGCTGGATGAACCGCTCCTCCAGGGTCTGCCGGCCCCGCTCGACCGAGTGGACCCGGGCGCCCGCACGGACCAGCTCGGCGACCAGATCCGGCACCCGTTCGGGTGTTACGCCGACCACGGTCAACAGGTCATCCGACCAGGAGGCGGTCCCGAAGGGGGCGATCGCCTGCATGCCGGCCTCGTCCAGGTCGGTGACCCGGATGCGGACCTCGCCCGAGCCCAAAAGCTCCTGCATCGTCCCCGACGCCACGACCCGGCCACGTTCGACCACTGCGACCCGGTCGCAGACCTGTTGGACCTCACTCAAAAGGTGGGAGTTCAAAAACACGGTGGTGCCCCGGTCGCGGAGGGAGACAATGATGTCCCGAACCTCCTTGCGCCCGACTGGGTCGAGCGCCGACGTCGGCTCGTCCAGGAACACCAGCTCCGGCTTGCCCAGGAGGGCGACCCCGAGTCCCAGGCGCTGCTGCATGCCTTTGGAGAAGGTGACCACCCGGTCGTTCGCCCGGTCGGCGAGCCCCACGGTGACGAGGGCTTCCTCGGTTTCGGCCCTGCGCTCGGAGGAGGGGACATCGGCCAGCTCGCAGTGCAGGTTGAGGACCTCCAGGGCACTCATCCACGGCTGGTAGCGGAACATCTCGGGCAGGTAGCCGATTCGGCGCCGGGTCGCCACGTCGCCCACCGGCTTGCCGAGAACCCACGCTTTGCCGCTCGTCGCGTTGGACAGTCCCGTCAACAACTTCACCGACGTGGTCTTGCCGGCGCCGTTGGGGCCCAGGAAGCCGAAGATCTCTCCTCGGGGGACGGTCATCGACAGCTCGTCGACCGCACGCACAACACCGTAGGCCTTGGACAGGCCTACGGTGTGTATTGCTGCATCAGCCTCCGGGGCGGATTCCTCCAAGATCAGCGCATGGAGCGTGCTATCTCCAGCACCTCGTCCTGGGTGAGCGGTCCGGCTACCGCCCTGACCACCCCATCGATCTGCCAGACTACGCCGCTGCCGAAGCCGGTGTTGTCGCCGATTGCCAGGCCGGTTACGCCGTTGACGTCGACCTCCTCGGAGGTCGCCAGGTCGACCGGGATGGGAAGCGGGAGGGTGGCCGAGGGGTCACCGATCGCCTCGATCTCGGCCTTCAGGGTCGGCGACAGGTTCGGCAGGGTCATCAGTGCGTCCCTGAAATCGGCAACCGACGGTCCGTTGGAAGAGAGCACAGGCGACTTCATCTGCACGATCATAAGGTCGGGAAGGCTGTCGAGCATGCTCGCAACATCGGCCTGCTCCGGGGCGGCGGTTGCCTTGGCCGCCTGTTCGAGAGCCGCCCGGTCCTCCGCCGCATCGGCCGGTCCGCCGAAGATCTGGACCACGACCGGTCCCGCCTCCAGGAACAGGCTGCTGCCGTCCAGAGAAGGCGGCAGGGTGAAATCGTCGCCCTTGGCTGCCGCTTTGGCCTTTGCTGGGTCGAAGGTGAACGACCCCCGCCCGGGGCCGATCGTGTGGATGCGCTCGGCGCCCAGCCCTGAAGGAAGGTTGGCGGGAACCAACAGCTTGAGCCCGGTCCGCTGAGCTGCCTCGTCCAGGCTGGCGGCGGGGGCGTCCTCGGGCTCCTGCACAATCGCGATGTTTCCGTACTCGCTGAGATCGGGCAGGGAGTTCAGCGACTCCATGTCGACGGGAACTCCGACGATCCTGTCCGGCTCGAAGATCTTGATCAGGTTGCCGGCCACTCCGGTGCCGACGAGCATCAGGCCCATGAGGCTTACCAGGGCCAAACCGATAGCCGGCCGAAGTGCGCCGCGGGACCTAAGGCCGCTCAAGCGCCAGACGGGGGCGTTCGACGAGGCCGCCAGCGGGCTGAGACCCCGGCTCCTGAGGTTCTTCAGTGCGGCTGCCGGGTCGGCCGGAACCTTGCCGGCGCCCTCCATCAGGACGGCCGCCCTGCCGGCGTCGCCGACGATGGCGGCCGCCGTGGAGCGGCACCTTTCGCACGCCTGGAGGTGGGCCCGATCCGACTCGGGGAACGACTGCGGCTGGTCCAGCATGCGCCGGAGAACCCCTTCCGAAATGTGTCTCACTTTTGGACCTCCTTCAGCAGCCGGGCTTCCGCCCGCCGCAACATGGTTCCCACCTGTCCGACTCCAACTCCCAGGGCCGCAGCGGTCTCGGCGTAGGTCAGGCCGCTAGACCTCAAAGCAAGTACAGCAGCACTCTTTTTGGGCAACCGGGCCAGAGCCTCCCGGATCATCCGCTGGTCCTCGGAACGCTCCACCATCTCGTCGGCGCCCGGTTCCGACCGGGCCTCCCCGGCGTGGTTGTGCAGCTCCCGGCTCTCCCGGCGCTTACGGCCTCGGACCTGGTTCAAAGCGGCGTGGGTAGCCGCCCGGTGAAGCCAGGCCGGGGCGTAGTCCGCCATCGGTGAGTGCTTGCGGGAAAAGTCCAGGAACACCTCCTGGGCTACGTCCTCCGCCTCCGACCGGTCCCTGAGGACCCGGCCCGCGATTGAGACCACCCGCTGGTACTCGGCGTTGAAGAGCCGTTCGAATCCGTCGGTCATCGATCTCGACTTCCCTATCAGAGGGTAGGGCCCGGTGTTCCTAAGGGTTATCGATTCTGCGTCCATACCCCTACAGCACCGCCCAGGGCTGCATTGTGACAGCCGGGCCCTAAAAAGTTGTCACCCCTGCGATCTATGTTGAAGGCCACTTCCCATCGCCAAGGAACCACGGGAGGCTGTAATGGCTGAGTGCAAGACGTGCGGAGCAACCATCGAGGTACCCGAGGGTTGGTCGGTCGGGCCGGCGGTGCGGCGCCACTACTGGGAGGCGCACCCGGAGCGGATGCAGAAGACCCGGGCGGACAAACGGGCCGAGGAGGCTTTGCCCACGGCCAAGAAGGGCGGCCTGAAGAAGGTCAAGCCTGCGGAGGCGGCGGCAGCTGTTTGACCAGGGACTTCGGGGCGTACATGCGATAGCTGTCGGTTAGCAGCTCGGCGACCTCGTCCCAGTCAACGTTGGGGACGTCCAGCCGGATCGACACCCACCCTCGCGAGGCCACGTAGGCAGGAAGAACGAAACGGTCGGGCTCGGCCGCGACCATCGCCTGGTTCTCGCCGGGTGGCACCTTCAGTGATAGGACGGTCATCCCGTCACCCTGGTGATCCACCATGAACCAGGCAAAGGTGCGCTTGCGGACGGCAAATGCCGCGTGTTGCTTGAAAGGCACGACGGCGCACTCGGGAAGGGCCTCGGCCATGGTCTTCAGCCGGCCGAGAGGCTCTTCCTCCGGCAGCTCCACCCCTACAGGTAGAGGCCGGTTGTACCCTCGGTGCGGCCGGAGGCCACGGCGTGGATGTCGCGCTCCTTGACGGCGACGTAGTCCTCACCGCGGACGTCGAGCTCGTAGGCGTTCTCGGGACCGAAGAGGACCAGGTCGCCCACCTCGGCGGTCCGGACCATCGGACCGACTGCCACCACCTCGCCCCACACGGCCTTCTTGGTCTCGGAGTCGACGGTGGCCGGGATCAGGATCCCGCCTCGGCTCTTGCGGTCGCCGATCTCCTTGGGGGACCTGACCAGGATGCGGTCGGCGGTCATGCGGATGGACTGGCGCTGCGGTTCGATCGAAAGCCGCCTAACCCTCGGCGACTCTGAAACCTTCTTCTCGGCAAATGCCGGAGCTTGCGACGCATCCTGCTCTGAAATGGACATGGTTGTTCCTCACGGGTCTTACGGGGTCTGTCTTAAGCGTACCAAGCCAGGACCCCGGTAGATCGCCTAGTCTCGTTAAATCTGCGGATAGAGCGAGATCGAGGAGCGGAAATGGAGCCAACACTCCGGCAGGGGTGCGTCGTTGCGGTGTGGAGCGACGAGGAGGACACTTACGTCGCCATGATCGGCAAGGAGGAGGTCAGCGGCCTCAACCCGATTGCCCAGAAGCTGGCCACCAACGGGTGGGAGATCGTTTCCACGGCGGTGCTGACCAACGCCAGTTGGAGCAAGCCGGCCAAGCCGGAGGAGATCGGCCGGACCAAGTTCCTGACCGACAGCCTGGCCATCTTCATTAAGAGGTACGTGCCCGTCGCCGGCTGAAACTGGGTACTTTAGGCCCAACATTTGGGCATCATTCCCTATTTCCCTGGAGCACACGCTCGGGAAGAATCCGACGAACGGGTTTTCGGGAGATTGGGAGAACAAAATGCAGACCAGCAGCAGGCCGGCCATTCCGGTTGGATGGCGTCTTGGTCGTGCTTCCAGGGTTCCGCTGCCGGCAGGGAGTCTCACGGCGACCGTCGCAATCCTTTTGACGGCCGCCGCTTTGGCGGTCGCAGTCAACCTTGGAAGCGCCGGAGTTCGGGCGACGGGGGCCGCCTACGATGACTCCGGCTCGGAAGGGGTAATCGCCGAGGCAGCCGTTGCATCGCCCGCCGGCCTGGCGTTCGAGCAGCCGGTTGGGGCGCGGGCTCCGGTAAAGAACGTCGAGGTGACCAACCTGGGAACCGAGCCGCTCCATCTCGAGAAGGTTGCCATTGTCGACCCGAGCCAAAGCGGGACCGGGTTCGTGGTCAATGCCGGTTCCTGCGCCGCCGGAATCCCGGCGTTGGGAACCTGCACTCTGGGAATCGAGTTCCGTCCTCAAACGATCGGCCTACACAACGCGACCCTGAAGATCACACCGACAGGTTCGGCTCCAATGTCCGTCGCGCTGATGGCCGCCGCCACCGACTGAGTCGAATACCGGACTTTCGATTCCGCCGAAGCGCTCGATATCGGGTGCAAGGCCAGCCATTCGGGTGGACCTTCACTTCCCGGCCCACCCGAAATGGCGCCTTCGGAACTGGTGCCTAGACCGCGTCGTCGATCAGCCGCTCGTACTGCATACATACGTAGTGGGCGGCCAGCAGCCGTTCCGACGAAGGCCCCGGGCCTTCGCCTCCGGGCAGGGCGGTCAGGCCGTCGGCGGAGGCGCGGTCCAGCCTGGCACGCAGGTGGGACGCCGCGTGGGCGTCGAAGTCCTCGGCGACCCCCCGCTCCGCCTGCCCCTGCAGCCACGTTTTCAGCTCGGTGATGGCCGGGAGGATCGCCGGCCGCGGGGTTGGCGGCAGCCCGGCAGGAACATGCGCCGGGGCGGCGGGCCGCAGGCGGGACAGCAGCCGGGAGACCTGGCGCCGTTTCGGAGCGTCGTCGAAGTGCAGCGCGTCCACCTTGCGGTCGCCGCCCTCCGGCAGCACGACACTCAACGGTTCGGCGGCCAGTGTTCCACGTGACCCGCGCACCCTGACGACGAAAACCGTTCCCTTTGCAAGCGGCTGGGCCGCCATCTCCTCGAGCCGCCCGATGGCGTGCGCAGTCAGATCCGAGTAGGCAAGCTCGCAGCTGATCCGCTCCCCGGCGCCGTCCAGCAGTGGCAGGACCAGCGTCTGGCGCGCAGCGTCGAACCGGGCGGGGCCGATTTCGGAGGGGGCTAGGGCCACCCAGTCCTTGACCGGCTCGGGCTCGGCGAGAAGGCTTCGCCGCAGCTTCGCCCGGTCCCGCGTCAGGTCGGCCCAGTTCGAGTATTGGTCGAGCAGTTCGGTCAGGCTGGAGTCCGGAGGGAGCTCGCGGACGATCGCCGAGATGCCGGAGGCGGCCGACAGCCGGCCTGCGTCGTTCATCTGGGCGCCGGTAAGGGTGACGAGCCGTCCGGTGGCCTCGGCCGGGGACCCCAAGCCACTCCACGGCCCCTCGGCAAGGTAGCGGGCGACCGGGTCCCAACCCCTCATCGTCTCGGGACGGGCATCGGTACAGGTGAAGAAGCTGCGGTCGGCAGACGACCAGAACACCATAGTCAGCCCGACGTACCCCGACGCCGACCGCCAGGGCATCGCGCCCACCCCGATCAGGTCGAGGGTGCCGGCCTCGTCGTACCGGCTGCGGGACCGGCCCATCAGGTGCGCCGGTTCGGCCCCACGGGCGGCCGCGGCCTCCAGCGCCCGGACCAGCCCGAAGGCAATCGCCAGTTCGTTTAGCAAGCGGTGCTCGTCGGCGCCGCCGGTCCGCTCCAGGAGCAACTCGACGTGGTCGGCGATCCGCCTGAGGATCAGCGCCAGCCGGTGGAACCCGACCCCCTGGGACCACACCGCCAGCGTCGAGTACCGCTGCTCGATGCCCGGCGACAGGTGCGACAGGCCGAGTTCGACGCTTTCGGCGATCAACCGGCGGGCCGCCGCCAGCAGGCGCACCCGGGCGTCCTGTGTAGCCTCGCCCGACGTTACGGCGTGGTCTTTTCCGAGGTCCAGCGCCTGCGGGCTGGTCCTGGGCGGGTCGGGAGCGGTTATCGCAACGCCGTTGGCCGCCTGGAATGCCAGCACCGCGGCCACCCGGTACTTGCGGGGGTCGGCGAGCTTGGTGTCCAGGATCAGGTTCTCGACGCCGCCTCCCGGGTAGCGGAACGTCATCCGGGGGCGGGTGAAGCGCACCACCAGGTTGCGGTCGCCCGAGATCTCTACGGCCTCTGGGTCGAGGTCCTGAACGAATTGCCACGCCCAGCGATAGCCGGCGACACCGGCGTGCTTCTTGAGAGCCGGCGCATCGATCCCGAGCAGCTCGCCCCTCAGCACGGCGACGGGGTCCGGCTCGGCGGGCGCCGGAGGTGCCCCGGCAGGCTGGGCCGGCGGCTGCGGCCCGGATTCCTGGTCCGCTTCGGCGGCATCCGGCTCGGCGGGCGCTGCGACCCCGGCCCGGCTGAGGCCCATCGCCGCCGCCAGGATGTGCTGGCACACCGTCCCGGCCGGGCAGGAGCACTTCGCGTGCGCCGGGCCCCGGGCGTCCATCGTCACCCGGTGCTCCCCCACTGCCACGACGACGTCGCCCACTTCCTCCTCCACCACCGTGACCTGCAGCTTCTCCAGGTCCTTGCGGGCCCGGCGCACGAGCCCCCGGCTGGCAAGCGCCTCGTACGCCGCGTCGTCGAAACGGCTGAGCAGCTCGACCAGCCCGGCCAGAACGCTTGCGCTCACGATG
Encoded here:
- a CDS encoding MmcQ/YjbR family DNA-binding protein, with the translated sequence MELPEEEPLGRLKTMAEALPECAVVPFKQHAAFAVRKRTFAWFMVDHQGDGMTVLSLKVPPGENQAMVAAEPDRFVLPAYVASRGWVSIRLDVPNVDWDEVAELLTDSYRMYAPKSLVKQLPPPPQA
- the ilvA gene encoding threonine ammonia-lyase, with protein sequence MKLVGIDEVREARTLLKGVAEETPLELSRAVSDRCGGTVYLKCENLQRTGAFKIRGAYNRIARLDDAERARGIVAASAGNHAQGVALAAQLLGVEATVYMPEGAAIPKVEATSRYGAHVVLEGDIYDEAFHAAERFAADTGAVMIHPFDHADVIAGQGTISLEILEQLPETATIIVPVGGGGLISGVACAAKALKPSIKVIGVEPEGAASVSRAWENGAVIPLDTLSTVADGLAARQAGAICLTHVQSFVDEIVTVNDEQIAEALLLIAERAKMIVEPAGAAGVAALLNGDCDVTYPVVVLLSGGNIDPLLLLRVIRYGMGTAGRFLSFATQLPDRAGELTRLSGVISDSGANVIGVEHRRDGVANRLLGDVEITMQLETRGPEHVKSVIALLEENGFKPYALSLT
- a CDS encoding DUF4367 domain-containing protein translates to MRHISEGVLRRMLDQPQSFPESDRAHLQACERCRSTAAAIVGDAGRAAVLMEGAGKVPADPAAALKNLRSRGLSPLAASSNAPVWRLSGLRSRGALRPAIGLALVSLMGLMLVGTGVAGNLIKIFEPDRIVGVPVDMESLNSLPDLSEYGNIAIVQEPEDAPAASLDEAAQRTGLKLLVPANLPSGLGAERIHTIGPGRGSFTFDPAKAKAAAKGDDFTLPPSLDGSSLFLEAGPVVVQIFGGPADAAEDRAALEQAAKATAAPEQADVASMLDSLPDLMIVQMKSPVLSSNGPSVADFRDALMTLPNLSPTLKAEIEAIGDPSATLPLPIPVDLATSEEVDVNGVTGLAIGDNTGFGSGVVWQIDGVVRAVAGPLTQDEVLEIARSMR
- a CDS encoding co-chaperone GroES, whose amino-acid sequence is MSISEQDASQAPAFAEKKVSESPRVRRLSIEPQRQSIRMTADRILVRSPKEIGDRKSRGGILIPATVDSETKKAVWGEVVAVGPMVRTAEVGDLVLFGPENAYELDVRGEDYVAVKERDIHAVASGRTEGTTGLYL
- a CDS encoding choice-of-anchor D domain-containing protein, producing MQTSSRPAIPVGWRLGRASRVPLPAGSLTATVAILLTAAALAVAVNLGSAGVRATGAAYDDSGSEGVIAEAAVASPAGLAFEQPVGARAPVKNVEVTNLGTEPLHLEKVAIVDPSQSGTGFVVNAGSCAAGIPALGTCTLGIEFRPQTIGLHNATLKITPTGSAPMSVALMAAATD
- a CDS encoding SWIM zinc finger family protein, whose amino-acid sequence is MSASVLAGLVELLSRFDDAAYEALASRGLVRRARKDLEKLQVTVVEEEVGDVVVAVGEHRVTMDARGPAHAKCSCPAGTVCQHILAAAMGLSRAGVAAPAEPDAAEADQESGPQPPAQPAGAPPAPAEPDPVAVLRGELLGIDAPALKKHAGVAGYRWAWQFVQDLDPEAVEISGDRNLVVRFTRPRMTFRYPGGGVENLILDTKLADPRKYRVAAVLAFQAANGVAITAPDPPRTSPQALDLGKDHAVTSGEATQDARVRLLAAARRLIAESVELGLSHLSPGIEQRYSTLAVWSQGVGFHRLALILRRIADHVELLLERTGGADEHRLLNELAIAFGLVRALEAAAARGAEPAHLMGRSRSRYDEAGTLDLIGVGAMPWRSASGYVGLTMVFWSSADRSFFTCTDARPETMRGWDPVARYLAEGPWSGLGSPAEATGRLVTLTGAQMNDAGRLSAASGISAIVRELPPDSSLTELLDQYSNWADLTRDRAKLRRSLLAEPEPVKDWVALAPSEIGPARFDAARQTLVLPLLDGAGERISCELAYSDLTAHAIGRLEEMAAQPLAKGTVFVVRVRGSRGTLAAEPLSVVLPEGGDRKVDALHFDDAPKRRQVSRLLSRLRPAAPAHVPAGLPPTPRPAILPAITELKTWLQGQAERGVAEDFDAHAASHLRARLDRASADGLTALPGGEGPGPSSERLLAAHYVCMQYERLIDDAV
- a CDS encoding ABC transporter ATP-binding protein — its product is MEESAPEADAAIHTVGLSKAYGVVRAVDELSMTVPRGEIFGFLGPNGAGKTTSVKLLTGLSNATSGKAWVLGKPVGDVATRRRIGYLPEMFRYQPWMSALEVLNLHCELADVPSSERRAETEEALVTVGLADRANDRVVTFSKGMQQRLGLGVALLGKPELVFLDEPTSALDPVGRKEVRDIIVSLRDRGTTVFLNSHLLSEVQQVCDRVAVVERGRVVASGTMQELLGSGEVRIRVTDLDEAGMQAIAPFGTASWSDDLLTVVGVTPERVPDLVAELVRAGARVHSVERGRQTLEERFIQLLDHS
- a CDS encoding ABC transporter permease: MKKILLFAKLTIRESIRKKVVWVLAALTVLVLILSAIGLNRLVETGMAEASEGDIRGATSFILILIMFAYSFVLALSAVFFTVPAIAGEIETGTALAVLTRPVSRAQFLLGKWLGLVVLATVYVTVASLAEFAVVRLTTGYGPPHPLSFIAYMVAETVVILSLALLISTRMAPIAGGVIVLGGFMLAWMGGVAISLGRQFNVGALVTGGTVTRLLIPTDGMWKGAVYSLEPAALIAMARAQGADGIANFPFFSLTPPSPAYLAWTVSWVAGILALAIWSFRRREI
- a CDS encoding sigma-70 family RNA polymerase sigma factor, giving the protein MTDGFERLFNAEYQRVVSIAGRVLRDRSEAEDVAQEVFLDFSRKHSPMADYAPAWLHRAATHAALNQVRGRKRRESRELHNHAGEARSEPGADEMVERSEDQRMIREALARLPKKSAAVLALRSSGLTYAETAAALGVGVGQVGTMLRRAEARLLKEVQK